A region of Chloracidobacterium sp. DNA encodes the following proteins:
- a CDS encoding proprotein convertase P-domain-containing protein, producing the protein MNMKTSCKLFLIVAMVFGISLTASAQENIWSANYESPDSFVKDKAVARPSFPTEFKLFNLNFEPLRQQLMSITDSRNAASTVISLPNADGLMERFEIFEASNFEPKLQAQFPEIRAFSGQGLTDRYAMLKLSISPQGIQTIVFRAESEAEVIEAFSQDRAVYAVFRSKRDKGKLPWSCSTEEQNMFAEMGSQIPQNHVPESDAGQVKTMRLAQSCNGEYSNFFGAFNSSQVALVLAAFNGTLTRANGVYEKDLAIHLNLIANTTAVIYYDPATDPYTTLGSWNGQLQSTLTSVIGEANYDIGHMFGASGGGGNAGCIGCVCVDGTKGRGITSPADGIPQGDNFDIDYVVHEVGHQMGANHTFSMSSEGTGRNKEVGSGITIMGYAGITAQDVAPHSIDIFHETSIEQIQANMAPKTCPVTTVMTVNAPPVITPIGPFTIPISTAFALTGVATDPQNDPITYNWEQTDNSTTTGAASVASPTKLTGPNWLSFPSTVSPTRSFPRLSTILAGLFVTPPFPGGDTGANIEALSSVARTLNFRLTVRDNNPYVPGVKIGQTKFSNTLVTVTNTSGPFKVTAPNTAGTTYPSGSTQTVTWDVANTTLAPVSTSNVNILISYDGGQTFPVVLAANTANDGSESVTMPNVGTTTGRIKVEAVGNIFFDIGDANFALTGGPTPTSTPSSTSTTTPTATATNTGTPSPSPTNTATNTPSNTPTAGPTPCGVTTFSYTGPAVAITDNIPAGTNFTIPVSGMGTISDLNFRFDGTQSADPASTTPGLNHSWVGDIVVRITSPGGTTVAAYDRPGVPATTFGCASNNLAQLSLDDDGGLPSIETQCGTDTNAAFPTGTFAPNNPLSAFDGQNANGNWVINISDNAGGDTGSARAFSLVIGNTSCGTPTATSTGSPAATATSTSTATATATPTGSPSGELLVIDATTTNRITITATSGVSAATISGSTTTGFYFQNMFANAGTFVFGTTTLVSGNLTAASVPTDNTPALFRLNNTDPGLNVFSYSATATTTFTAGQLAFTGAGTWTITPAAYAALLTAPASGNIYFPADDLADLPTAVVLGTYRVILPGGATPTATSTGTPPPTSTNTATPTASPSCTPSERVADGTFEAGTPWPLWTVQTSTNFDTPMCNTALCGTGGGAAPPFAGDNWAWFGGVPAAETATMGQTVTIPAGTATLSFQMRIGTVVAPFTDTLVVTIDGTQIASFTEPATAEAAYTLRTFDVSAFANGGSHALLFTYTGPTTGTASFTVDNVSITSGCGPVGTPTATATGSPQATATATATATSTGTPSCGTTASYTGPAVAITDNVPAGTNFTIPVSGVGTVSDLNFRFDGTQSADPASTTPGLNHSWVGDIVVRITSPGGTTVAAYDRPGVPATTFGCASNNLAQLTLDDDGGFPSIETQCGADTNAAFPTGTFAPNNPLSAFDGQNADGNWVINISDNAGGDTGSARAFSLVFGGACGSPTATSTSTPTSTATPAGTPAGTSVQFSSATYTEDESQVAAITINRTGDLSGTTTVNFATSNGTATGGASCTSGVDYISVAQAVTFNPTVATQTVNVTICSDTLVEPAQTVNLTLTGAAVGSPATAVLNINDVASAYRASGAICTTFSQPGAPYPSTITVAGGPSSVGSVRVTLFDLAATIPDSMDFLLVGPTGQKFILMADAGGVLDLTTPVTLTFADIAGQVVPNSGPLTTGVFEPTTWEPGQTSFPAPAPAAPYNEPGSTVGGTGLQTLLGNFGTTNGNGVWSLYVRDDGGNLFAPSAITGCVNGGWGLELFASTAANASVSGRVMTADGLGIRNAKVVVTGNSLVEPIIATTGSFGYFTFDGLATGETYVVTVNSQRYTFSTPSQVVSLVDNIVNMDFVADPAE; encoded by the coding sequence ATGAATATGAAAACATCGTGCAAACTTTTTCTGATCGTTGCTATGGTCTTCGGCATTTCTTTGACTGCGTCTGCCCAGGAAAATATCTGGTCCGCCAACTATGAAAGCCCGGATAGTTTTGTCAAAGACAAGGCCGTCGCAAGGCCGTCCTTTCCCACCGAGTTCAAATTATTTAATTTGAACTTTGAGCCTTTACGTCAGCAGCTGATGTCCATAACCGACAGCAGAAATGCAGCGTCAACGGTTATTTCGCTGCCAAATGCCGACGGCCTTATGGAGCGGTTCGAGATATTTGAAGCTTCGAACTTCGAACCAAAACTGCAGGCTCAGTTTCCTGAGATTCGCGCGTTTTCCGGTCAGGGACTTACGGACAGATATGCGATGTTGAAGCTGAGCATTTCTCCACAGGGCATTCAAACGATAGTTTTCAGAGCTGAGAGCGAAGCTGAAGTCATCGAGGCGTTTTCGCAGGATCGAGCAGTTTATGCGGTCTTCCGGTCTAAACGAGACAAGGGCAAATTGCCCTGGTCATGCTCGACTGAAGAACAGAACATGTTTGCCGAAATGGGTTCACAAATTCCTCAAAACCACGTTCCGGAAAGTGACGCCGGACAGGTAAAAACGATGCGTCTGGCGCAGTCATGCAACGGCGAATATTCGAACTTCTTTGGTGCATTCAATTCTTCGCAGGTAGCTTTGGTTTTAGCTGCTTTTAACGGCACGCTAACGCGAGCAAACGGTGTCTATGAAAAAGACCTTGCGATACACCTCAATCTCATCGCAAATACAACAGCGGTAATTTATTACGATCCGGCAACTGACCCATACACAACATTAGGTTCATGGAATGGGCAGCTGCAGTCAACGTTAACTTCGGTTATCGGTGAGGCAAATTACGATATCGGCCACATGTTCGGAGCCTCGGGCGGCGGCGGAAATGCCGGTTGTATCGGTTGCGTCTGTGTTGATGGAACGAAAGGACGTGGAATTACCTCTCCTGCAGACGGGATACCGCAGGGCGATAATTTCGATATCGACTATGTTGTTCACGAAGTCGGACACCAGATGGGTGCAAATCACACGTTTTCAATGTCGAGTGAAGGCACCGGTCGTAATAAGGAAGTAGGTTCCGGCATCACGATCATGGGCTATGCCGGTATTACAGCTCAGGATGTGGCCCCGCATTCCATCGACATATTCCACGAAACGTCGATCGAGCAGATTCAGGCTAATATGGCACCGAAAACATGTCCGGTCACAACGGTCATGACGGTCAACGCCCCTCCTGTCATTACACCGATCGGGCCGTTTACGATTCCGATCAGTACGGCGTTTGCTCTAACGGGTGTTGCAACCGACCCGCAAAATGATCCTATTACTTATAACTGGGAACAGACTGATAATTCGACAACCACCGGAGCAGCCAGCGTTGCGTCTCCAACAAAATTGACCGGCCCGAATTGGTTGTCATTCCCTTCGACAGTCTCTCCGACGAGGAGTTTCCCGAGATTGTCCACCATCCTTGCAGGCCTTTTTGTTACTCCTCCATTTCCCGGCGGCGACACGGGCGCTAATATCGAGGCATTGAGTTCGGTTGCAAGAACCTTGAATTTCAGGCTAACTGTTCGCGATAACAACCCTTATGTTCCCGGCGTGAAGATCGGCCAAACGAAGTTTTCAAATACGCTTGTTACGGTTACCAACACTTCTGGTCCGTTTAAAGTGACTGCCCCTAATACGGCTGGAACTACATATCCGTCCGGCTCGACCCAAACTGTCACATGGGATGTCGCCAATACTACTTTGGCTCCGGTCAGCACTTCGAACGTCAATATTTTAATATCATATGACGGCGGCCAGACCTTCCCAGTCGTCTTGGCGGCAAACACTGCTAACGACGGATCCGAATCCGTAACGATGCCCAATGTAGGAACTACCACTGGACGAATAAAAGTCGAAGCAGTAGGCAATATTTTCTTTGATATTGGCGACGCCAACTTTGCCCTTACCGGCGGACCGACGCCGACATCGACGCCGTCATCGACATCTACGACGACGCCGACGGCAACCGCAACGAATACCGGAACGCCGAGTCCGTCGCCGACGAACACAGCAACAAATACACCGTCAAATACCCCAACTGCAGGGCCGACACCGTGCGGTGTTACGACATTTAGCTACACAGGCCCAGCGGTCGCGATCACGGACAACATACCAGCGGGAACCAACTTTACAATTCCGGTTAGCGGAATGGGAACTATTTCAGACCTGAACTTCCGGTTTGATGGAACACAGAGTGCAGACCCTGCATCAACGACACCGGGACTGAACCATTCATGGGTTGGAGACATCGTGGTGAGGATAACGTCACCGGGCGGAACGACAGTAGCGGCGTATGACCGGCCTGGAGTACCAGCAACAACATTCGGATGTGCGAGCAACAATCTTGCACAGTTGTCACTGGATGACGATGGCGGGCTGCCGTCGATCGAGACACAGTGCGGAACGGACACGAATGCAGCATTCCCGACGGGAACGTTTGCACCGAACAATCCGCTGAGTGCGTTTGACGGGCAGAATGCGAACGGCAACTGGGTGATCAACATCAGTGACAACGCAGGCGGCGACACCGGTTCGGCGAGAGCATTCTCACTGGTTATCGGTAATACCTCATGCGGAACTCCGACGGCAACCTCGACGGGATCACCTGCAGCGACAGCAACGTCAACGTCAACAGCAACAGCAACGGCAACGCCGACGGGATCACCTAGCGGTGAGTTGTTGGTGATCGATGCTACGACAACTAACCGGATCACGATCACAGCGACGAGCGGCGTGTCTGCGGCGACGATCAGCGGCAGCACAACGACGGGCTTCTACTTCCAGAATATGTTCGCTAACGCAGGCACCTTCGTGTTCGGCACTACGACCCTGGTGAGCGGCAATCTGACGGCAGCCTCGGTGCCGACGGACAACACGCCGGCGCTGTTCCGTCTCAACAATACAGACCCGGGACTAAACGTATTTAGCTACTCGGCAACAGCAACAACAACCTTCACTGCCGGCCAGTTGGCATTCACGGGTGCGGGGACCTGGACGATCACCCCGGCAGCGTATGCGGCCCTGTTGACCGCCCCGGCTAGCGGCAACATATACTTCCCGGCAGATGATCTCGCTGACTTGCCCACCGCGGTGGTGCTCGGAACTTATCGAGTGATCCTGCCTGGCGGAGCGACACCTACTGCAACTTCGACAGGAACCCCTCCTCCAACATCGACAAATACGGCAACACCGACGGCGAGCCCATCGTGTACTCCTTCGGAGAGGGTCGCAGACGGCACATTCGAAGCTGGAACACCGTGGCCATTATGGACGGTGCAGACGTCGACGAATTTCGACACACCGATGTGCAACACAGCATTATGCGGAACAGGCGGCGGAGCAGCTCCACCGTTTGCGGGCGACAACTGGGCATGGTTCGGAGGAGTTCCGGCAGCAGAGACAGCGACGATGGGTCAGACTGTAACGATCCCTGCGGGTACAGCAACGCTGAGCTTCCAGATGAGGATCGGAACAGTGGTAGCACCGTTCACAGATACACTTGTCGTGACGATAGACGGAACCCAGATCGCAAGCTTTACGGAGCCTGCTACAGCGGAGGCGGCGTACACACTTAGGACATTCGACGTAAGTGCATTCGCCAATGGAGGCTCACACGCCCTGTTGTTCACATATACAGGCCCGACGACGGGAACGGCGAGCTTTACAGTGGATAACGTATCGATCACATCAGGCTGCGGACCGGTGGGAACACCGACGGCAACCGCGACGGGAAGTCCACAAGCTACAGCCACAGCAACGGCGACAGCGACCTCGACAGGAACACCGAGTTGCGGAACAACGGCCAGCTACACTGGCCCTGCGGTTGCGATAACAGACAACGTACCTGCTGGAACAAACTTCACGATACCAGTGAGCGGAGTAGGAACGGTGTCAGACCTGAACTTCCGGTTTGACGGAACACAGAGTGCAGACCCTGCATCTACGACACCGGGACTGAACCATTCATGGGTTGGAGATATCGTGGTGAGGATAACGTCACCAGGAGGAACGACAGTAGCAGCGTACGACCGTCCGGGAGTGCCTGCAACGACATTCGGATGTGCGAGCAACAACCTTGCACAACTGACGCTGGATGACGATGGAGGCTTCCCGTCGATCGAGACACAGTGCGGAGCGGACACGAATGCAGCATTCCCGACGGGAACGTTTGCACCGAACAATCCGCTGAGTGCATTTGACGGCCAGAATGCTGACGGCAACTGGGTGATCAACATCAGCGACAATGCAGGCGGCGACACCGGTTCGGCGAGAGCATTCTCACTGGTCTTCGGCGGAGCCTGCGGATCGCCTACTGCAACCTCGACGAGCACACCAACGTCAACCGCGACACCGGCCGGAACGCCCGCCGGAACATCCGTTCAGTTCAGTTCGGCAACATATACCGAAGATGAATCGCAGGTGGCGGCAATCACGATAAATCGCACTGGCGATCTTTCGGGAACGACAACGGTGAACTTTGCAACCTCGAACGGAACGGCAACGGGCGGAGCATCGTGCACATCGGGAGTCGATTACATCAGCGTTGCTCAGGCAGTAACGTTCAACCCGACTGTGGCGACACAAACGGTTAATGTGACTATCTGTAGCGACACGCTTGTTGAACCTGCTCAGACTGTCAATTTGACATTGACAGGAGCGGCAGTTGGTTCGCCGGCAACGGCTGTTCTGAACATCAACGACGTGGCAAGTGCTTACCGTGCGTCGGGAGCGATCTGCACGACGTTCTCACAGCCAGGTGCACCGTATCCGTCAACGATCACGGTTGCAGGCGGTCCGTCATCTGTCGGATCGGTCCGAGTAACTCTGTTCGATCTGGCCGCTACGATACCTGACAGCATGGACTTTCTGCTTGTCGGGCCGACGGGACAGAAGTTCATTCTGATGGCGGATGCCGGAGGTGTTCTAGATCTGACGACGCCTGTGACTTTGACCTTTGCGGATATTGCCGGCCAAGTGGTGCCGAATTCGGGACCTCTGACAACGGGAGTATTCGAGCCAACGACATGGGAGCCAGGACAGACGAGTTTCCCTGCACCGGCACCTGCTGCACCGTATAACGAACCGGGCAGCACGGTCGGCGGTACCGGATTGCAGACACTGCTTGGCAATTTCGGAACCACTAACGGCAACGGCGTATGGAGCCTCTATGTGCGTGACGATGGCGGAAACCTGTTCGCACCTTCGGCGATCACAGGATGTGTGAACGGCGGATGGGGACTTGAATTGTTTGCATCAACGGCAGCCAATGCGTCGGTTTCAGGACGTGTGATGACGGCTGACGGACTCGGCATTCGCAATGCGAAGGTCGTAGTCACGGGCAATTCGCTCGTCGAGCCGATCATTGCTACGACGGGTTCGTTTGGTTACTTTACTTTCGACGGCCTTGCTACGGGAGAGACGTATGTCGTAACGGTCAATTCACAGCGTTATACGTTCAGCACGCCGAGCCAGGTGGTCAGTTTGGTCGATAACATTGTCAATATGGACTTTGTTGCCGATCCGGCAGAGTAG
- a CDS encoding CHRD domain-containing protein has product MMTISGRVYSIFLSLAFLFAANVAAWAGETFTSSLDGSQVVPSNTSTAVGTGSVLLNTAENQVTVTLFFTPLTGQQTTAAIQDSAGAVIFDLPSGNFTQSFAVTSQQAADLKAGQWYFHVRSTTFPSGEIRGPITGVSGTQIPFPSSGGTLDATFGTNGVLSTAVGSGNATAQAVAIQADGKIVAAGYTFNGVDNDFAVVRYNANGTLDGSFVGNSGNSNGIVTTAVGTGNDETFGMAIQSDGKIIVAGQSSNGNDTDIAFVRYNTDGTLDNTFSGDGRTILAAGIGNDMVRSVAIQPDGKIVAVGTASNGADTDIAVVRLNAAGTLDRSFNGVGIVVTPVGTGNDVGNNTAIQPDGKIIASGYYRSAASTDTAILRYNADGTLDNTFDSDGIAAFSFSPDTDEALALALQPDGKIVIAGCIRSGGTPNDFLHARLNQNGSLDSSFGTNGSITVPFSPLIDIALGVAIQPDGKIVAVGIGNNGSNNDFSVTRLNADGTPDLSFDGDGKLQTPIGTSGDNANAIAVQADGKIVVVGRTVNGSTSNFGVVRYGYGLNSQGNDSFIGLNATTAIRFDNAYQSGNSYVSILNSASMPPLPSGWSFIGSPRVINTAAQFSGNILVKLTLPASIDQPNFDAVRVFQFENGTWNDKTAVAPQRNFATKTVYALITSLSPIAASSSNGPVFGLSAVSGRLLRLRSDGRGVPSSFAILTSAAGERLYAYSNPFGYFRFPALTTNENYVIRVSSKRYEFIPQILSLKDDLTEVVLISR; this is encoded by the coding sequence ATGATGACTATTTCTGGGCGTGTATATTCGATTTTCTTGTCTTTAGCGTTTCTTTTTGCGGCGAATGTTGCTGCATGGGCCGGAGAAACTTTCACTTCATCGCTTGACGGATCACAGGTAGTTCCTTCTAACACATCAACCGCCGTTGGCACCGGTTCAGTTCTCCTGAACACAGCCGAAAATCAGGTAACGGTCACACTATTTTTCACGCCTTTGACTGGACAACAGACAACAGCGGCGATCCAAGATTCGGCCGGAGCGGTGATTTTCGATCTTCCTTCCGGGAATTTTACTCAGAGTTTTGCGGTAACCAGCCAGCAAGCGGCTGATCTGAAAGCGGGCCAGTGGTATTTCCATGTCAGGTCAACAACGTTTCCATCTGGAGAGATTCGAGGGCCGATCACAGGCGTTTCAGGCACTCAGATTCCGTTTCCATCTTCGGGCGGGACGCTCGACGCGACTTTTGGTACAAATGGAGTTTTGAGTACCGCTGTCGGTTCGGGAAACGCCACGGCGCAGGCCGTCGCGATCCAGGCGGACGGAAAGATCGTTGCCGCAGGTTATACGTTTAATGGCGTGGACAATGATTTCGCTGTCGTACGGTACAACGCTAACGGCACGCTAGACGGCAGTTTTGTTGGTAATTCAGGAAACTCTAATGGAATTGTCACCACTGCGGTTGGAACAGGCAATGACGAAACTTTTGGCATGGCGATCCAGAGCGATGGCAAAATAATCGTCGCGGGACAGAGTTCTAACGGTAACGATACAGACATCGCGTTTGTCCGCTACAACACGGATGGTACGCTTGATAACACATTTAGCGGCGATGGACGGACGATACTTGCTGCCGGAATCGGCAACGATATGGTGCGGTCTGTTGCAATTCAACCCGACGGAAAGATCGTTGCTGTCGGAACCGCGTCAAACGGCGCAGATACTGATATTGCTGTCGTTCGTTTGAATGCCGCCGGTACGCTCGACAGGTCATTCAATGGTGTGGGAATCGTGGTGACGCCTGTCGGAACTGGCAATGACGTCGGGAATAATACGGCCATCCAACCGGACGGCAAGATCATCGCTTCGGGATATTATCGTTCAGCGGCCAGCACTGATACGGCGATTTTGCGTTACAACGCCGACGGTACTCTTGATAATACGTTTGACAGTGACGGCATAGCCGCATTTTCGTTCAGTCCTGACACTGATGAGGCCCTTGCATTGGCATTGCAGCCAGATGGCAAAATAGTTATCGCCGGATGCATTCGCAGCGGAGGAACGCCAAATGATTTTTTGCACGCACGTCTAAATCAAAATGGATCGCTCGATTCATCGTTTGGAACGAACGGCTCCATTACCGTTCCATTCAGCCCGTTGATCGACATTGCACTTGGGGTAGCGATCCAACCGGACGGGAAGATAGTCGCGGTTGGAATTGGCAACAATGGGTCAAATAATGATTTTTCCGTTACCCGCCTAAATGCAGACGGTACACCGGACTTAAGTTTTGATGGCGACGGTAAACTACAAACGCCTATCGGCACGAGCGGTGACAATGCAAATGCAATAGCAGTCCAGGCCGACGGCAAGATCGTTGTAGTCGGACGCACTGTAAACGGATCGACTTCCAATTTTGGCGTCGTCCGATATGGTTATGGGCTAAATTCGCAAGGAAATGACTCTTTCATAGGATTGAACGCAACCACGGCGATACGATTTGACAATGCTTACCAGAGCGGCAATTCGTATGTGTCAATTCTAAATTCCGCCTCAATGCCGCCGCTCCCATCAGGCTGGTCGTTTATCGGTTCGCCGCGTGTAATCAACACAGCGGCTCAGTTTTCGGGCAATATTCTGGTAAAACTTACATTGCCCGCTAGTATTGATCAACCGAATTTTGATGCGGTGCGGGTGTTCCAATTTGAAAACGGTACATGGAACGACAAAACGGCCGTCGCTCCTCAGCGAAATTTTGCGACAAAGACAGTGTATGCACTCATTACCTCGCTCTCTCCAATCGCCGCCTCGTCGTCGAACGGACCCGTATTTGGGTTGTCAGCGGTTTCCGGCCGACTTCTGCGGTTGCGGAGCGATGGTCGCGGCGTTCCCAGTTCGTTCGCTATCTTGACATCAGCCGCTGGCGAGCGTCTTTACGCATACTCAAACCCGTTTGGCTACTTTAGATTTCCTGCCCTTACAACCAATGAAAATTATGTCATTCGTGTTTCGTCGAAACGCTATGAGTTCATCCCTCAAATACTCTCACTCAAGGACGATCTGACAGAGGTCGTGCTCATTTCCAGATAG
- the lon gene encoding endopeptidase La produces MKLPQQFEIGVLPVQNTTLFPETVIPLAVGRERSTRAVESALATEEKLLACLTTKNENVTGDDATPADLYKIGTIVNIKRMMRNEGVMQLIVQGMDRFEILEWTGEQPYMKAKVMILPPLHRVDEEEIEALKRNINGMIQEALTLMPQVPMEVRLAVTTQENPIQLAYFLASVLDLGVETEQKMLESNTVDGLLGLTHAALARELEIMQIRSKISSEAQHEMDKSQRDYILRQQMKAIQKELGDDETGEKAEGEQLRERLEKADLPDDVRKEATRELKRMEQLPQAAPDYHVIRTYLEYILELPWRKSSEEKLDLNEARKILDEDHYGLEDIKERILESLAVVKLRPDSKSPILLFVGPPGVGKTSLGRSIARALGREFDRLSLGGMRDEAELRGHRRTYVGAMPGRIIQSLRRVGVNNPVMMLDEIDKLGNDFRGDPASALLEILDPAQNNTFRDNYIDLPFDLSNVFFIATANQLAPIPMPLRDRMEIIGLAGYSDREKLNIAKQYLIPRQIKENGLTDKQLEITDTTVNLLTARYTREAGVRQLERSVGNLARKVALKVAEGLKEKVTITAEEVKGYLGAPRFYPEEARKELPAGVATGMAWTEMGGEVLFIEATLLPGSSGLNLTGQLGEVMKESAQAARSYLWSHAAEMGIDPQMIKDNGVHIHVPAGAIPKDGPSAGVTMASAMASVYTGRKVRSDTAMTGEITLSGLVFPVGGIKEKVLAAHRAGIRRIILPDRNESDIEEIPEDVRKELEIVPAARISDVLRAALEIEVSQQPIIPYDFESTPTSLENIKLQGSENRE; encoded by the coding sequence ATGAAACTGCCGCAGCAGTTTGAGATCGGAGTTTTGCCAGTGCAGAATACTACGCTGTTTCCTGAAACGGTGATTCCGCTGGCTGTCGGACGCGAGCGCTCGACGCGCGCCGTAGAATCGGCCCTCGCAACCGAGGAAAAACTCCTTGCGTGTTTAACCACCAAAAATGAAAACGTTACAGGTGATGATGCAACGCCCGCCGATCTCTACAAGATCGGCACCATCGTTAACATCAAGCGAATGATGCGTAACGAAGGTGTGATGCAGTTGATCGTGCAGGGAATGGACCGCTTTGAGATCTTGGAATGGACGGGCGAGCAGCCTTACATGAAGGCAAAAGTGATGATCCTGCCTCCACTGCATCGCGTCGATGAAGAAGAGATCGAGGCACTGAAACGGAATATCAACGGCATGATCCAGGAAGCCCTAACGCTGATGCCTCAGGTGCCGATGGAGGTGCGGCTTGCGGTCACCACGCAGGAGAATCCAATTCAGCTTGCGTATTTTCTTGCATCCGTTCTTGATCTCGGCGTTGAGACCGAGCAGAAAATGCTCGAATCAAACACTGTTGACGGCCTATTGGGCCTGACGCACGCTGCTTTGGCACGTGAACTCGAGATCATGCAGATCCGCTCAAAGATCTCGAGCGAGGCTCAGCACGAGATGGACAAATCGCAGCGCGATTATATCCTTCGCCAGCAGATGAAGGCGATCCAGAAGGAACTTGGCGATGACGAAACAGGCGAAAAGGCTGAGGGCGAGCAGCTTCGAGAGCGTCTTGAAAAAGCCGACCTGCCCGACGACGTTCGCAAGGAAGCGACACGCGAACTCAAGCGGATGGAGCAGCTTCCGCAGGCCGCTCCCGATTATCACGTAATTCGCACTTATCTTGAGTACATTCTGGAACTGCCGTGGCGAAAATCGAGCGAGGAAAAACTTGATCTCAACGAAGCCCGCAAAATACTCGACGAGGATCATTACGGCCTCGAAGACATCAAGGAACGTATTTTGGAATCGCTCGCCGTGGTTAAACTGCGTCCCGATTCGAAAAGCCCGATACTTTTGTTCGTCGGCCCGCCGGGAGTTGGTAAGACTTCGCTTGGACGTTCAATTGCTCGGGCTTTAGGGCGCGAGTTTGACCGTTTATCCTTAGGAGGAATGCGCGATGAGGCAGAACTCCGCGGTCATCGCCGAACATATGTCGGAGCGATGCCGGGACGAATAATCCAATCGCTGCGGCGTGTTGGTGTCAATAATCCGGTGATGATGCTTGATGAGATCGATAAGCTCGGCAATGATTTTCGCGGCGATCCGGCTTCAGCGCTGCTCGAGATACTTGATCCGGCGCAAAATAATACCTTTCGCGACAATTACATCGACTTGCCGTTCGATCTTTCGAACGTTTTCTTTATCGCAACTGCAAATCAGCTTGCGCCGATCCCGATGCCGCTTCGCGACCGCATGGAGATCATCGGGCTTGCTGGTTACAGCGACCGCGAGAAACTAAATATCGCAAAGCAATACCTTATCCCGCGACAGATCAAAGAAAACGGGCTCACTGATAAACAGCTCGAGATAACGGACACCACTGTGAATCTTTTAACGGCTAGATACACGCGCGAGGCCGGTGTGCGTCAACTCGAACGGTCCGTCGGCAACTTGGCGCGCAAAGTTGCGCTCAAGGTCGCCGAGGGTTTGAAAGAAAAAGTGACGATCACTGCTGAAGAGGTCAAGGGATATCTTGGCGCACCGCGATTTTATCCGGAAGAAGCCAGGAAAGAGCTTCCCGCCGGTGTCGCGACTGGAATGGCTTGGACCGAGATGGGCGGCGAAGTTTTGTTTATCGAAGCGACTTTATTGCCCGGCAGCAGCGGCCTCAACCTTACCGGTCAGCTTGGCGAGGTGATGAAAGAGTCGGCACAGGCCGCTCGCAGCTATCTGTGGTCGCACGCCGCTGAGATGGGCATTGATCCGCAGATGATCAAGGATAACGGTGTCCATATTCACGTGCCCGCCGGAGCGATACCAAAAGACGGCCCAAGCGCAGGCGTTACGATGGCGTCGGCAATGGCGTCGGTTTACACTGGCCGTAAAGTTCGTTCGGACACGGCGATGACCGGCGAGATAACTCTTTCGGGGCTTGTATTTCCTGTTGGCGGAATAAAAGAAAAAGTGCTCGCTGCTCATCGTGCCGGCATTCGCAGAATCATCCTTCCCGACCGAAACGAGTCTGACATTGAGGAAATACCGGAAGATGTCCGCAAAGAACTCGAGATCGTTCCCGCCGCTCGAATAAGTGACGTTCTTCGGGCCGCACTCGAAATTGAGGTGTCGCAGCAGCCGATCATTCCGTATGATTTTGAATCCACACCGACAAGTTTGGAGAACATTAAATTACAGGGATCAGAAAACCGGGAATAA
- a CDS encoding Hsp20/alpha crystallin family protein yields the protein MAKSLNRSFEFVGSSKNVRSGQLWYPAADVYQTPDGWVVKVELAGVSAEEIEIDIQGNTLSIAGCRKDRSCAAGVSYQQMEITYSNFEKTLRFPSPIEGASIEHMFENGLLIITLRKA from the coding sequence ATGGCCAAATCATTAAACCGGAGTTTTGAATTTGTTGGTTCATCAAAGAATGTCCGTTCGGGGCAGCTTTGGTATCCGGCTGCGGACGTCTATCAAACGCCGGATGGTTGGGTCGTAAAGGTCGAATTGGCGGGCGTGTCGGCTGAGGAGATCGAGATCGACATTCAAGGCAACACTCTATCCATAGCAGGCTGCCGCAAGGACCGTTCGTGCGCGGCGGGCGTTTCGTATCAGCAGATGGAGATCACCTACAGCAATTTTGAAAAGACGCTGCGGTTTCCTTCGCCGATCGAAGGTGCGTCGATCGAACATATGTTTGAGAACGGACTTTTGATAATTACTTTGCGGAAAGCATGA